In one Bacteroidota bacterium genomic region, the following are encoded:
- the asnB gene encoding asparagine synthase (glutamine-hydrolyzing) yields the protein MCGIAGIYFLKDNQSVKADTVQKTLSALQHRGPDYQSHFSFDKCTLFHARLSILDLSSASNQPFLNEQKQKGLVFNGEIFNYRDLKQNLNELKTSGDAEVLFNLFDKENTNCLNRLNGFFSFAFFNSINDELHVVRDRFGVKPLYYYKDEEKIAFASELKPLLHLIGKQALNHNALNTYLRLNYISGKETIFQNVFRLLPGELIEVKNKQINIRRWYNIPQQKTESSIQDVLSDAVKIRLNADVPVGSFLSGGIDSSIISAIAKQHHTNIHTFSIGFADEPYFDETRYAEMVAKHINSNHHVFKLQNTDFLNNIHPFLNSIDEPFADSSALNVYILSKYTKQHVKVALSGDGADELFMGYNKHRAEYLSNKFVYKNLVPAFSPVYDLVQGSRNSKFGNKIRQLKRFAEAVKLNPQERFMSWACISSQSEVDALLKLSGKSEFDSIFHESFSQQGFNPVNYADLKIVLADDMLVKADRMSMQHGLEIRNPFLDYRIVEMAMNLPMHQKINGNHQKVILRNNFKHLLPETIFTRSKKGFELPLWKWLKKELNSEMNNNWLSEQKIKEQGVFNYEIVQQLKNKLQTNNPGDAPAQIWALIVFNSWLDNYKGFINHNP from the coding sequence ATGTGTGGCATAGCAGGCATCTATTTTTTAAAAGATAACCAATCGGTTAAAGCTGATACAGTTCAAAAAACTTTATCTGCACTGCAACACCGCGGGCCCGATTACCAAAGTCACTTTTCCTTTGATAAATGCACCTTGTTTCATGCACGATTAAGCATTCTCGACCTTTCATCGGCGAGCAATCAACCTTTTTTAAACGAACAAAAGCAAAAAGGTTTAGTTTTTAATGGTGAAATTTTCAATTACCGCGACCTGAAACAAAATTTAAACGAATTAAAGACTTCAGGAGATGCAGAAGTACTGTTTAATTTGTTTGATAAGGAAAACACAAATTGTTTAAATCGTTTAAATGGTTTTTTTTCTTTCGCGTTTTTCAATTCCATAAATGACGAATTGCATGTAGTACGTGATCGCTTTGGCGTAAAACCTTTATACTATTATAAAGACGAGGAAAAAATTGCTTTTGCTTCCGAACTAAAACCTTTATTGCATTTAATCGGAAAGCAAGCCTTAAACCATAACGCGCTTAATACTTATTTACGATTAAATTATATTAGCGGAAAAGAAACCATTTTCCAGAATGTTTTTCGTTTACTTCCCGGCGAACTCATTGAAGTAAAAAACAAACAAATAAACATTCGTCGCTGGTATAACATTCCGCAACAGAAAACCGAAAGTTCCATTCAGGATGTTTTGTCAGATGCGGTTAAAATTCGTTTGAATGCCGATGTTCCGGTTGGTAGTTTTTTAAGTGGCGGCATTGATTCGTCTATCATCTCAGCCATAGCTAAACAGCATCATACCAACATTCATACTTTTAGTATTGGATTTGCCGATGAACCTTATTTCGATGAAACACGCTATGCCGAAATGGTGGCAAAACACATTAACAGTAATCACCACGTCTTTAAATTACAGAATACTGATTTTCTAAATAACATTCATCCATTTTTAAACAGTATTGACGAACCGTTTGCTGATTCATCTGCCTTGAATGTTTATATTCTCAGTAAATACACCAAACAACATGTGAAAGTGGCTTTATCGGGTGATGGTGCCGATGAGTTATTCATGGGGTACAATAAACACCGCGCCGAATATTTAAGTAATAAATTCGTTTACAAAAATCTGGTGCCCGCATTTTCTCCGGTGTATGATTTAGTTCAGGGATCTCGTAATTCTAAATTCGGAAATAAAATTCGTCAGCTTAAACGTTTTGCAGAAGCTGTTAAATTAAATCCGCAAGAACGTTTCATGAGTTGGGCTTGCATCAGCAGTCAAAGTGAAGTGGATGCGCTTTTAAAACTATCAGGGAAATCAGAATTTGATTCGATATTCCATGAATCATTTTCGCAGCAAGGATTTAATCCGGTGAATTATGCCGATTTAAAAATTGTATTAGCCGATGACATGTTAGTAAAGGCTGATCGGATGAGTATGCAACACGGACTTGAAATCCGAAATCCGTTTTTGGATTACCGAATCGTTGAAATGGCAATGAATTTACCTATGCATCAAAAGATAAATGGCAATCATCAGAAAGTCATTTTAAGAAATAATTTTAAGCATCTTTTACCGGAAACAATTTTTACACGCAGTAAAAAGGGCTTCGAATTACCATTATGGAAATGGTTAAAAAAAGAATTGAACTCAGAAATGAATAACAATTGGCTGAGCGAACAAAAGATTAAAGAACAGGGTGTATTCAATTACGAAATCGTTCAGCAACTAAAAAACAAACTTCAAACAAATAATCCCGGCGATGCGCCTGCACAAATCTGGGCTCTTATTGTTTTTAACAGTTGGTTGGATAATTATAAGGGGTTTATTAATCATAATCCTTAA
- a CDS encoding glycosyltransferase: MIKVLRIINRFNLGGITYNVSYLSRYMSADFETLLIGGAEEKGEESSLHITEQLGLKPQIIPELQRAVSFKSDVAAYKRIKEIIREFKPDIVHTHASKAGAVGRLAAIHCKVPVIVHTFHGHVFHSYFGKGKTFFFKSVERYLAQRSSAIITISDIQKKELTEVFNITDPKKTHVVPLGFDLERFTKNTEQKRKEFREKYKLVDDELAIGIIGRLAPIKNHELFIDAIEFVKNKTNKKIRAFIIGGGETQQQLENYLQSKKLPFTKLAESPSLFCFTSWIKNVDWALSGLDIVALTSKNEGTPVSLIEAQAAGKLIVATKVGGTADVVGADSGFLTNPANPQEYKEKLLEAVNDFEKLQSKVANNRAEVLKRFSYTRLVSDVENLYKKLLQEKGLL, encoded by the coding sequence ATGATAAAAGTACTCCGTATTATCAATCGTTTTAATTTAGGTGGAATAACCTATAACGTTTCGTATTTGAGTCGGTATATGTCTGCCGATTTTGAAACGCTTTTGATTGGTGGTGCAGAAGAAAAAGGTGAAGAAAGTTCATTACACATTACAGAACAGCTGGGATTAAAACCTCAAATCATTCCTGAATTGCAGCGTGCTGTTAGTTTTAAAAGTGATGTGGCTGCCTACAAGAGAATCAAAGAAATCATTCGCGAATTTAAGCCCGATATTGTACATACGCATGCTTCTAAAGCCGGTGCGGTTGGTCGATTAGCAGCTATTCACTGCAAAGTACCTGTTATAGTGCATACATTTCACGGACATGTTTTTCATTCTTATTTTGGAAAAGGGAAAACGTTTTTTTTCAAGAGTGTGGAGCGATATTTAGCACAGCGTTCCAGTGCTATTATTACAATTAGCGACATACAAAAGAAGGAACTTACCGAAGTATTTAACATCACTGATCCCAAAAAAACACATGTCGTACCATTGGGTTTCGATTTAGAGCGATTCACGAAAAACACGGAACAAAAACGAAAAGAGTTCAGAGAAAAATATAAACTTGTAGACGATGAATTGGCCATAGGCATTATTGGTCGTCTCGCTCCAATCAAAAATCACGAGTTGTTTATTGACGCGATTGAGTTTGTCAAGAATAAAACAAATAAAAAAATCCGCGCTTTCATTATTGGTGGTGGCGAAACCCAGCAACAATTGGAAAATTATTTACAATCAAAAAAATTACCATTTACTAAACTCGCAGAATCGCCTTCTCTATTCTGCTTTACCTCGTGGATTAAGAATGTTGATTGGGCCTTATCAGGATTGGATATCGTTGCGCTGACTTCTAAAAATGAAGGTACCCCTGTAAGTTTAATTGAAGCGCAAGCAGCCGGAAAATTAATTGTGGCTACTAAAGTGGGCGGAACAGCCGATGTGGTTGGTGCCGACAGTGGTTTTTTAACCAATCCAGCTAATCCTCAAGAATACAAAGAAAAATTATTAGAGGCTGTGAATGATTTTGAAAAGTTACAGAGCAAAGTGGCGAATAATCGTGCAGAAGTTTTGAAGCGTTTCTCTTACACGCGCCTTGTCAGCGATGTTGAAAATCTTTATAAAAAATTACTCCAAGAAAAAGGTCTGCTTTAA
- a CDS encoding T9SS type A sorting domain-containing protein, with protein sequence MKKILLVFSILLTQLGFSQIIIDTLAMQNFDSIAYTPNWPFTGPVVYNTMGVSGASAAPANSPTGIGNSRSWESTTQSGGLVLTFSTVAIPAGYDSIRARFSLAAMNLISTGGGPDNLDYVLTEVSVNGGTYYSRLRIRGAVANNSYWPFSATGKANVYYQPQTEAVFAPTNSGLQTTEGYSYCEIVFPGSVTSVSIRMTGRSSSSTDSWLVDNVILTAEKLATGINAISNTVLKVYPNPANETLYINRSTATPETIGIYNSLGELVISKELNQLNESISLAGLSQGIYIVKSGSFTKKIIKQ encoded by the coding sequence ATGAAAAAAATTTTACTTGTATTTTCAATACTATTAACACAGCTGGGGTTCTCACAAATTATCATAGATACCTTAGCCATGCAAAACTTTGATTCCATTGCGTATACGCCTAACTGGCCATTTACGGGGCCTGTGGTTTACAATACAATGGGTGTATCTGGAGCTAGTGCTGCTCCGGCTAATAGTCCTACCGGTATTGGTAATTCTCGCTCATGGGAATCAACCACACAAAGTGGCGGATTAGTTTTAACTTTTAGTACCGTAGCCATTCCGGCGGGCTATGATAGCATCCGTGCACGTTTTAGCTTAGCGGCCATGAATTTAATTTCTACAGGTGGTGGGCCTGATAATTTAGATTACGTTTTAACAGAAGTAAGTGTAAACGGAGGAACTTATTACAGCCGTTTAAGAATTCGTGGAGCTGTAGCGAATAATAGTTATTGGCCATTCAGCGCCACAGGTAAGGCAAATGTATACTATCAACCACAGACTGAAGCAGTTTTTGCTCCAACAAATAGCGGATTACAAACTACAGAAGGCTATAGCTATTGCGAAATCGTTTTTCCGGGAAGCGTTACCAGTGTGAGTATTCGAATGACAGGGCGTTCCAGCTCTTCAACCGATTCTTGGTTAGTGGATAATGTTATTTTAACGGCTGAAAAATTAGCTACGGGTATCAACGCTATTTCCAACACTGTATTAAAAGTGTACCCAAATCCGGCGAATGAAACACTTTATATTAATCGTTCTACTGCAACACCGGAAACGATCGGCATCTATAATTCTTTAGGTGAATTAGTGATTAGCAAGGAATTAAATCAACTCAACGAAAGTATTAGCTTGGCCGGATTAAGTCAGGGGATTTACATTGTTAAATCGGGAAGCTTTACTAAAAAAATAATTAAGCAATAA
- the porQ gene encoding type IX secretion system protein PorQ: protein MKRIFLIFSLIISIGATAQVGGPTTYRFLDIPMPARAAALGGTSMSIWGDDINLYYSNPALLNAGCVKQLALNYCNYVADMNFGNVAYAYHVKNIGTFAAGIQFFDYGKFERRDEFDVKDGNFNASDYSLNLSWARRLKDTTFSFGITLKTLYSHYDTYYSVGSAADIGVTWAHKSGFTASALLKNVGYIWKPYDKFNDTLQLPVGSQIGISYKVKKAPFRLILVYDNLRTWDLTYTSPIAEPENTNLFGEEEVKEKTKWQNFSEKTRSFGDKLGRHMIFATEVLITKNFNLRVGYNYRMHKEMMLPDKRTASGLSLGFGFQVYRFKINYAFTKYNLIGNSSIFSVTTNLGTYVKKEKKQPASETSAAN, encoded by the coding sequence TTGAAACGCATTTTTCTCATATTTTCTCTTATTATTTCCATTGGTGCTACGGCACAAGTAGGTGGACCCACCACTTATCGTTTCCTGGATATTCCGATGCCGGCACGTGCTGCCGCTTTAGGGGGAACCAGTATGAGTATATGGGGAGATGATATTAATTTATATTATAGCAATCCTGCTCTTTTAAATGCGGGATGTGTAAAGCAATTGGCACTTAACTATTGTAATTATGTGGCCGATATGAATTTTGGGAATGTGGCCTATGCTTATCATGTAAAGAATATTGGAACCTTTGCTGCAGGGATTCAGTTTTTTGATTACGGAAAGTTTGAACGCCGCGATGAGTTTGACGTGAAGGATGGCAACTTTAATGCCTCTGATTATTCTCTAAATCTAAGCTGGGCACGACGATTAAAAGACACTACATTTAGCTTTGGGATTACCTTAAAAACCTTGTATTCGCATTACGACACTTACTATTCTGTAGGCTCCGCTGCGGATATTGGCGTAACCTGGGCGCATAAAAGCGGCTTTACAGCTTCTGCGCTTTTAAAAAATGTGGGGTATATCTGGAAACCGTATGACAAATTTAACGACACCTTACAATTACCGGTAGGCTCACAAATTGGTATTAGTTACAAAGTAAAGAAAGCTCCATTCCGGTTAATACTTGTTTATGACAATTTGCGTACCTGGGATTTGACTTATACCAGTCCGATTGCGGAACCCGAAAACACCAATTTATTTGGCGAAGAGGAAGTAAAAGAGAAAACGAAATGGCAAAACTTTTCTGAGAAAACACGAAGCTTTGGTGATAAGCTCGGGCGTCATATGATCTTTGCTACGGAAGTATTGATTACTAAAAACTTTAATTTACGCGTGGGTTACAATTACCGCATGCATAAAGAAATGATGTTGCCTGACAAACGTACTGCCAGTGGCTTAAGTTTAGGCTTTGGATTTCAGGTGTATCGATTTAAAATTAATTATGCTTTTACGAAGTATAACTTAATAGGCAACTCCAGTATCTTCAGCGTAACCACTAACCTCGGCACTTACGTTAAAAAAGAAAAGAAGCAACCTGCTTCCGAAACGAGTGCCGCGAATTAA
- a CDS encoding energy transducer TonB — MKKGIITAAVLAFTLNAFSQNLHFNIHKTKSHSIKKETVNAANKMSDVIPFYPSDWVSDYVSVELVYIKDGVSKTFTGKNETLTPEQKSVLKTATIGDDIAINIKYKTKNAVNGKNEISTMHYETQITPDVEAQFETKTNAKHDESDGRTAQYVKENIINKIPEAAKKEIKETLIRFTVNEEGVVTSTKVYKSCGNKSIDDLILNAISKMPKWIPAKDANGNHVKQNFEFTFGVPQGC; from the coding sequence ATGAAAAAAGGAATTATTACTGCGGCGGTTTTAGCATTTACTTTAAATGCATTTTCTCAAAATCTTCACTTCAATATTCATAAAACCAAATCGCACTCTATTAAAAAAGAAACAGTGAATGCTGCCAATAAAATGAGTGACGTAATTCCATTTTATCCTTCCGATTGGGTGTCCGATTATGTATCAGTTGAATTGGTTTATATTAAAGATGGCGTTTCTAAAACTTTTACTGGAAAGAATGAAACTTTAACGCCTGAACAAAAAAGTGTTTTGAAAACTGCGACCATTGGCGATGATATTGCGATTAATATTAAATATAAAACCAAAAACGCCGTGAATGGTAAAAACGAAATAAGTACCATGCACTATGAAACACAAATTACACCTGACGTAGAAGCTCAGTTCGAAACGAAAACAAATGCTAAACATGACGAGAGTGATGGAAGAACAGCGCAATACGTAAAAGAGAACATCATTAATAAAATACCTGAAGCGGCTAAAAAAGAAATCAAAGAAACTTTAATTCGATTTACTGTAAATGAGGAAGGTGTAGTAACATCAACAAAGGTTTATAAAAGTTGTGGCAATAAAAGCATTGATGATTTGATTTTAAACGCTATCAGCAAAATGCCTAAATGGATACCGGCAAAAGATGCCAATGGTAATCACGTAAAACAAAACTTTGAATTTACTTTCGGAGTGCCTCAGGGTTGTTAA
- a CDS encoding asparagine synthetase B — MIKRVAIILILTALFGGRLFASYILIPMDETQKNHLKAYGIAYWALKGELEIQWLLNYRGGSFMIPNAKPVSNECLIRGVNYEVISDAQSNAILAEIANPEVNMDAVKLEKAPRIAVYSPKTKQPWDDAVTLVLTYAEIPYDVVYDEELLNGKLSEYDWLHLHHEDFTGQYGRFYAQFHNAAWYQAEVKENETIARKYGFTKVSQLKLAVAKKINEYVFGGGFLFAMCSATDSYDIALAAEGVDICASIYDYDSADPLMNEKLDYSKGYAFENYKLKLDPKEYEFSTIDTYFTRSNYGMTKATDQFTLFDFSAKWDPVPTMLCQNHTQTIQGFWGQTVAYNKNYVKKNVLVMGESKAFNEVRYIHGEHGKGTWTFYGGHDPEDYQHRVEEPPTDLSLHPNSPGYRLILNNILFPAAKKKKQKT; from the coding sequence GTGATTAAACGAGTAGCAATTATATTAATACTTACAGCGTTGTTCGGAGGCAGATTGTTTGCGTCTTATATTCTCATTCCAATGGATGAGACACAAAAGAACCATTTGAAAGCGTATGGCATTGCTTATTGGGCGTTGAAAGGTGAGTTGGAGATTCAGTGGCTGCTCAATTACCGGGGAGGAAGTTTCATGATTCCGAATGCTAAACCGGTAAGTAACGAATGTTTAATCCGCGGTGTAAATTATGAAGTCATTTCCGACGCGCAATCGAATGCAATACTTGCCGAAATTGCGAATCCGGAAGTGAATATGGATGCCGTTAAGTTAGAAAAGGCACCACGTATTGCGGTGTATTCGCCAAAAACCAAACAGCCCTGGGATGATGCAGTTACTTTGGTGTTGACTTACGCCGAAATTCCTTATGATGTAGTCTATGACGAGGAATTGCTCAATGGCAAACTCAGCGAATACGATTGGCTGCATTTGCATCATGAAGATTTTACAGGACAATACGGACGTTTTTACGCGCAGTTTCATAATGCGGCCTGGTATCAGGCGGAAGTGAAGGAAAACGAAACCATAGCCCGTAAATATGGATTTACAAAAGTATCTCAGTTGAAGTTAGCAGTGGCTAAAAAAATTAATGAGTATGTTTTTGGCGGTGGGTTTTTATTTGCCATGTGTAGCGCTACCGACAGTTATGATATTGCACTTGCGGCGGAAGGTGTGGATATATGCGCCAGTATTTATGATTATGATTCGGCGGATCCGCTAATGAATGAAAAATTGGATTACAGTAAAGGGTATGCCTTCGAAAATTATAAGTTGAAACTCGATCCAAAAGAGTATGAATTTTCTACCATCGACACCTATTTCACGCGAAGTAATTATGGTATGACAAAAGCGACGGATCAATTTACCTTATTTGATTTCTCCGCTAAATGGGATCCGGTTCCAACAATGTTGTGTCAGAATCATACACAAACTATTCAGGGTTTTTGGGGACAAACAGTAGCTTACAATAAAAATTACGTAAAGAAAAATGTGTTGGTGATGGGCGAATCAAAAGCATTTAATGAAGTACGTTACATACATGGTGAGCATGGTAAAGGAACCTGGACATTCTACGGCGGACATGATCCGGAGGATTATCAGCATAGAGTAGAGGAGCCTCCAACCGATTTAAGTTTGCATCCGAATTCACCGGGATACCGCTTAATTCTGAATAATATTTTATTCCCCGCAGCGAAAAAGAAAAAGCAGAAGACCTAA
- a CDS encoding cytochrome c produces MKKIVLVIGAIVCANIIIVSSCKKSKNIKCDGTNSTYNGNIKPIISANCTGSGCHGTGSGNGDFTTYAGLKPFLDNGKFKSEVLDKQSMPKGAAKLSDDELSKITCWAENSYPEN; encoded by the coding sequence ATGAAGAAAATTGTATTAGTTATTGGAGCAATTGTTTGTGCAAACATTATTATAGTTTCTTCGTGTAAGAAAAGTAAGAATATAAAATGTGACGGCACTAACTCAACATATAATGGGAATATTAAGCCTATTATCAGTGCCAATTGTACAGGTTCCGGATGTCATGGCACAGGTTCAGGGAATGGTGATTTTACAACTTATGCCGGATTAAAACCTTTTTTGGATAATGGTAAATTCAAAAGTGAAGTTTTAGATAAGCAATCCATGCCTAAAGGAGCAGCCAAGTTAAGTGATGATGAGTTAAGTAAAATTACTTGCTGGGCTGAAAATTCCTATCCGGAAAATTAA
- a CDS encoding phosphoribosyltransferase, whose amino-acid sequence MVFANRNEAGMLLADKLAKYNNAVNTIVLGVPRGGVPVADCVAQQLNLPLDVILSKKIGHPFNKEFAIGAVTENLIFVEKGADVDEDYIQSETQRIRKQLAVRNQLFRKHKPPLIFKNKTIILVDDGIATGNTLLILVQMMRQAGVSKIVIASPVVPSDRVNVIERSCDEFVYLHAPEYFEGVGAFYDDFTQVEDEDVVRILEKAK is encoded by the coding sequence ATGGTGTTTGCTAATAGAAATGAAGCAGGCATGTTACTTGCCGATAAGTTGGCAAAGTACAATAATGCTGTAAATACAATTGTGTTAGGAGTTCCGCGCGGAGGTGTGCCGGTGGCTGACTGCGTTGCTCAGCAATTAAATCTGCCCCTGGATGTTATTCTTTCGAAAAAAATAGGGCATCCGTTTAATAAAGAATTCGCCATAGGTGCTGTTACCGAGAATTTGATTTTTGTGGAAAAGGGGGCAGATGTTGATGAAGATTATATCCAATCGGAAACACAGCGTATTCGAAAGCAATTAGCGGTTAGAAATCAATTATTCAGAAAACATAAACCACCTTTAATTTTTAAAAATAAAACCATCATCCTGGTTGATGATGGAATTGCTACCGGAAATACACTTTTGATTTTAGTACAAATGATGCGTCAAGCAGGTGTATCAAAAATTGTAATTGCCAGTCCGGTTGTTCCTTCGGATAGAGTAAATGTAATTGAGCGTTCATGTGATGAGTTCGTTTATTTGCACGCGCCAGAGTATTTTGAGGGAGTTGGCGCGTTTTATGATGATTTTACTCAGGTGGAGGACGAAGACGTGGTTCGTATTTTAGAAAAGGCGAAATAA
- a CDS encoding dienelactone hydrolase family protein: MKVTRHSIIINLEGANTLGDLCIPDNAKGLVIFSHGSGSSRKSPRNQFVAEILNKNGYATLLFDLLTPEEDEVYENRFNIELLSGRLTHVAIWALNDDGLKHLPIGFFGASTGAASALFACAVLQNKIKAVVSRGGRPDLALQVLEKINTPVLLIVGAYDDEVIELNKSAYNKLGGVKEIKLIEGATHLFEEPGTLEKAAQSAVHWFKLHLK; this comes from the coding sequence ATGAAAGTAACGAGACATAGCATCATCATAAATTTAGAAGGTGCTAATACGCTCGGTGATTTATGTATTCCGGATAACGCGAAAGGATTAGTTATATTCTCACACGGAAGTGGAAGCAGTCGCAAAAGTCCGCGTAACCAATTTGTGGCTGAAATACTCAATAAGAACGGATATGCAACTTTGTTGTTTGATTTGCTTACGCCGGAAGAGGATGAGGTATATGAAAATCGTTTCAATATTGAGTTATTAAGCGGACGATTAACGCATGTTGCAATCTGGGCGCTGAATGATGATGGTTTAAAACATTTACCTATTGGTTTTTTTGGTGCGAGCACAGGGGCCGCTTCCGCTTTATTTGCCTGTGCCGTTTTACAAAATAAAATTAAGGCAGTTGTTTCGAGGGGAGGAAGACCTGATTTAGCTTTACAGGTATTAGAAAAAATAAATACACCGGTATTGTTAATTGTTGGAGCTTACGATGACGAGGTTATTGAATTGAATAAATCGGCCTATAATAAATTGGGCGGTGTTAAAGAAATCAAGCTTATAGAAGGTGCGACACATCTTTTTGAGGAACCCGGAACATTAGAGAAAGCAGCACAGAGCGCAGTTCATTGGTTTAAATTACATTTAAAATAA
- the recR gene encoding recombination protein RecR, producing the protein MQYSSKIIEQAVDAFTQLPGVGKKTALRYVLHLIKQNSDDASQLSNIIQLLKTDLKFCVSCHNICEDETCEVCSNSSRDKSIICVVQDYRDVMAIESTGLFRGQYHVLGGLISPMEGIGPGQLNIETLVNRAGAGEVKEVILALNATMEGETTSFYIYRKLAPLNVDLSAIARGIAVGDELEYADEATLGKSITNRMPFSTFFTVK; encoded by the coding sequence GTGCAATACAGCTCAAAAATTATAGAACAGGCCGTTGATGCTTTTACACAATTACCGGGTGTCGGAAAAAAGACCGCCCTTCGTTATGTGTTGCATTTGATTAAGCAAAATTCGGATGACGCCTCGCAGTTATCCAATATTATTCAATTATTAAAAACCGATTTGAAATTTTGTGTAAGTTGTCACAATATTTGTGAGGACGAAACCTGTGAAGTTTGTTCAAATAGCAGTCGCGACAAAAGTATCATTTGCGTGGTACAGGATTATCGTGATGTGATGGCGATTGAAAGTACAGGTTTATTTCGCGGACAATATCACGTATTAGGCGGATTAATTTCACCGATGGAGGGAATTGGTCCCGGACAGTTAAACATTGAAACGTTGGTAAACAGAGCAGGAGCAGGCGAGGTAAAAGAGGTTATTTTAGCTTTGAATGCCACCATGGAAGGCGAAACCACATCATTTTACATTTATAGAAAACTGGCACCATTAAACGTTGACTTATCCGCTATTGCCAGAGGTATTGCCGTGGGTGACGAACTCGAATATGCGGATGAAGCCACACTCGGAAAATCCATCACCAACCGAATGCCGTTTAGCACATTCTTTACAGTAAAATAG